From Melanotaenia boesemani isolate fMelBoe1 chromosome 12, fMelBoe1.pri, whole genome shotgun sequence, a single genomic window includes:
- the tlk1a gene encoding serine/threonine-protein kinase tousled-like 1 isoform X2: MEELHSLDPRRQELLEARFMGGVSGSTGGSTCSTSGGTKGLTNNECSNHSFGSLGSLSDKESETPEKKQSESTRGRKRKPDIQSESSQGKSAVRGPKISDYFDFQGGNGSSPVRGLPPVLRSPQNSHSHSAQGTAVRQNSSSPPSLSFGDHMTHPKQLAVKFVQTDLTVLKLAALESTKNLDLEKKEGRIDDLLRANCDLRRQIDEQQKLLEKYKERLNKCITMSKKLLIEKSTQEKQACREKSMQDRLRLGHFTTVRHGASFTEQWTDGYAFQNLVKQQEWINQQREDIERQRKLLAKRKPPSSSNSQAPTTNSEPKQRKTKAVNGAENDPFLKPSLPQLLTLAEYHEQEEIFKLRLGHLKKEEAEIQAELERLERVRNLHIRELKRINNEDSSQFKDHPTLNERYLLLHLLGRGGFSEVYKAFDLIEQRYAAVKIHQLNKNWREEKKENYHKHACREYRIHKELDHPRIVKLYDYFSLDTDTFCTVMEYCKGNDLDFYLKQHKLMSEKEARSIVMQIVNALKYLNEIKPPIIHYDLKPGNILLVDGTACGEIKITDFGLSKIMDDDNYGVDGMDLTSQGAGTYWYLPPECFVVGKEPPKISNKVDVWSVGVIFFQCLYGRKPFGHNQSQQDILQENTILKATEVQFPVKPVASNEAKAFIRRCLAYRKEDRIDVHQLGSDPYLLPHIRRSSSSGNLQMSAASSGPASSSIISY, from the exons ATGGAGGAGCTGCACAGCCTGGACCCCCGTAGACAGGAGCTGCTGGAGGCACGTTTTATGGGTGGGGTCAGTGGCAGCACGGGGGGCAGCACTTGCAGCACAAGTGGGGGAACCAAA GGATTGACCAACAATGAATGTTCAAATCATAGTTTCGGAAGTCTGGGATCTTTGAGTGACAAAGAGTCGGAG acTCCAGAGAAGAAACAGTCTGAATCaaccagaggcagaaaaagGAAACCTGACATTCAGTCAGAGAGCAGCCAAG GAAAATCAGCTGTGCGAGGACCCAAAATAAGTGATTATTTTGAT TTCCAGGGAGGAAATGGGTCCAGTCCTGTCAGGGGTCTCCCTCCAGTGCTCCGCTCACCCCAGAACTCACATTCCCACTCGGCTCAGGGCACTGCT gttAGACAAAATAGTTCTTCTCCTCCTAGTCTGTCTTTTGGGGACCACATGACGCATCCAAAGCAGTTAGCTGTCAAATTTGTTCAG ACTGACCTTACAGTGTTAAAATTGGCTGCCCTTGAAAGCACTAAGAACCTAGACCTGGAGAAGAAAGAAGGCAGGATAGATGACTTGCTAAGG GCCAACTGTGATCTCAGGAGACAGATAGATGAGCAACAAAAATTACTTGAAAAGTACAAGGAACGCTTGAATAAATGCATCACCATGAGCAAGAAGTTACTTATAGAAAAG AGTACCCAAGAGAAGCAGGCCTGTCGGGAGAAGAGCATGCAGGATAGACTACGATTAGGCCATTTCACAACAGTGAGACACGGGGCCTCATTCACAGAGCAGTGGACGGATGGCTATGCTTTCCAAAACCTTGTCAA ACAGCAAGAGTGGATAAACCAACAGAGAGAAGACATTGAGAGGCAAAGAAAGCTTCTTGCCAAGAGAAAACCTCCATCCTCCAGCAACTCCCAAGCACCAACCACAAACTCAGAGCCAAAGCAACGCAAAACCAAGGCAGTAAATGGAGCAGAGAATGATCCCTTTCTAAAACCCAGCCTACCTCAACT GCTGACACTAGCAGAGTACCACGAGCAGGAAGAGATTTTTAAACTGCGACTTGGACATCTGAAGAAG GAAGAAGCTGAAATCCAGGCGGAGCTGGAGCGCCTGGAGAGAGTGCGCAACCTTCACATTCGGGAGCTGAAGAGAATAAATAATGAAGACAGTTCCCA ATTTAAAGATCACCCAACGCTGAATGAACGATATCTGCTTCTACACCTTTTAGGGAGAGGGGGCTTTAGTGAAGTTTACAAG GCTTTTGACTTGATTGAGCAACGATATGCTGCAGTGAAAATCCACCAACTTAACAAAAACTggagagaagagaaaaaggagaaCTATCATAA GCATGCATGTCGAGAATACAGAATACACAAGGAGCTGGACCATCCAAGGATTGTAAAACTTTATGACTACTTCTCACTGGACACAGACAC GTTTTGCACCGTTATGGAGTACTGCAAGGGGAATGACTTAGATTTCTACTTGAAGCAGCACAAGCTAATGTCAGAGAAAGAGGCACGGTCCATAGTCATGCAGATAGTGAATGCACTAAAATACCTTAATGAAATCAAACCCCCCATCATCCATTATGACCTTAAACCAG GTAATATCTTGCTGGTGGATGGCACAGCGTGTGGGGAAATCAAAATCACTGACTTCGGTCTTTCTAAAATAATGGATGATGACAACTATGGTGTAGATGGGATGGACCTGACATCACAGGGTGCAGGGACCTATTG GTACTTGCCTCCTGAATGTTTTGTGGTTGGTAAAGAACCTCCAAAAATTTCCAATAaggtggatgtgtggtcagTGGGTGTCATCTTTTTCCAGTGTCTGTATGGAAGGAAG ccttttggCCACAACCAGTCACAGCAGGACATTCTGCAAGAGAATACCATACTGAAAGCTACCGAGGTCCAGTTCCCTGTTAAGCCTGTTGCCAGTAATGAAGCAAAG GCTTTCATAAGACGGTGTCTGGCATACAGGAAAGAGGACAGGATTGACGTTCACCAGCTGGGAAGTGACCCATACTTGCTCCCTCACATTAGAAGATCAAGCTCCTCTGGAAATCTGCAGATGAGTGCTGCCAGCTCTGGACCAGCCTCCTCCAGTATCATCTCATATTGA
- the tlk1a gene encoding serine/threonine-protein kinase tousled-like 1 isoform X1, which translates to MEELHSLDPRRQELLEARFMGGVSGSTGGSTCSTSGGTKGLTNNECSNHSFGSLGSLSDKESEGSDSKRGSSPAYSTPEKKQSESTRGRKRKPDIQSESSQGKSAVRGPKISDYFDFQGGNGSSPVRGLPPVLRSPQNSHSHSAQGTAVRQNSSSPPSLSFGDHMTHPKQLAVKFVQTDLTVLKLAALESTKNLDLEKKEGRIDDLLRANCDLRRQIDEQQKLLEKYKERLNKCITMSKKLLIEKSTQEKQACREKSMQDRLRLGHFTTVRHGASFTEQWTDGYAFQNLVKQQEWINQQREDIERQRKLLAKRKPPSSSNSQAPTTNSEPKQRKTKAVNGAENDPFLKPSLPQLLTLAEYHEQEEIFKLRLGHLKKEEAEIQAELERLERVRNLHIRELKRINNEDSSQFKDHPTLNERYLLLHLLGRGGFSEVYKAFDLIEQRYAAVKIHQLNKNWREEKKENYHKHACREYRIHKELDHPRIVKLYDYFSLDTDTFCTVMEYCKGNDLDFYLKQHKLMSEKEARSIVMQIVNALKYLNEIKPPIIHYDLKPGNILLVDGTACGEIKITDFGLSKIMDDDNYGVDGMDLTSQGAGTYWYLPPECFVVGKEPPKISNKVDVWSVGVIFFQCLYGRKPFGHNQSQQDILQENTILKATEVQFPVKPVASNEAKAFIRRCLAYRKEDRIDVHQLGSDPYLLPHIRRSSSSGNLQMSAASSGPASSSIISY; encoded by the exons ATGGAGGAGCTGCACAGCCTGGACCCCCGTAGACAGGAGCTGCTGGAGGCACGTTTTATGGGTGGGGTCAGTGGCAGCACGGGGGGCAGCACTTGCAGCACAAGTGGGGGAACCAAA GGATTGACCAACAATGAATGTTCAAATCATAGTTTCGGAAGTCTGGGATCTTTGAGTGACAAAGAGTCGGAG GGGTCAGATTCGAAAAGAGGCAGTTCTCCTGCTTATTCg acTCCAGAGAAGAAACAGTCTGAATCaaccagaggcagaaaaagGAAACCTGACATTCAGTCAGAGAGCAGCCAAG GAAAATCAGCTGTGCGAGGACCCAAAATAAGTGATTATTTTGAT TTCCAGGGAGGAAATGGGTCCAGTCCTGTCAGGGGTCTCCCTCCAGTGCTCCGCTCACCCCAGAACTCACATTCCCACTCGGCTCAGGGCACTGCT gttAGACAAAATAGTTCTTCTCCTCCTAGTCTGTCTTTTGGGGACCACATGACGCATCCAAAGCAGTTAGCTGTCAAATTTGTTCAG ACTGACCTTACAGTGTTAAAATTGGCTGCCCTTGAAAGCACTAAGAACCTAGACCTGGAGAAGAAAGAAGGCAGGATAGATGACTTGCTAAGG GCCAACTGTGATCTCAGGAGACAGATAGATGAGCAACAAAAATTACTTGAAAAGTACAAGGAACGCTTGAATAAATGCATCACCATGAGCAAGAAGTTACTTATAGAAAAG AGTACCCAAGAGAAGCAGGCCTGTCGGGAGAAGAGCATGCAGGATAGACTACGATTAGGCCATTTCACAACAGTGAGACACGGGGCCTCATTCACAGAGCAGTGGACGGATGGCTATGCTTTCCAAAACCTTGTCAA ACAGCAAGAGTGGATAAACCAACAGAGAGAAGACATTGAGAGGCAAAGAAAGCTTCTTGCCAAGAGAAAACCTCCATCCTCCAGCAACTCCCAAGCACCAACCACAAACTCAGAGCCAAAGCAACGCAAAACCAAGGCAGTAAATGGAGCAGAGAATGATCCCTTTCTAAAACCCAGCCTACCTCAACT GCTGACACTAGCAGAGTACCACGAGCAGGAAGAGATTTTTAAACTGCGACTTGGACATCTGAAGAAG GAAGAAGCTGAAATCCAGGCGGAGCTGGAGCGCCTGGAGAGAGTGCGCAACCTTCACATTCGGGAGCTGAAGAGAATAAATAATGAAGACAGTTCCCA ATTTAAAGATCACCCAACGCTGAATGAACGATATCTGCTTCTACACCTTTTAGGGAGAGGGGGCTTTAGTGAAGTTTACAAG GCTTTTGACTTGATTGAGCAACGATATGCTGCAGTGAAAATCCACCAACTTAACAAAAACTggagagaagagaaaaaggagaaCTATCATAA GCATGCATGTCGAGAATACAGAATACACAAGGAGCTGGACCATCCAAGGATTGTAAAACTTTATGACTACTTCTCACTGGACACAGACAC GTTTTGCACCGTTATGGAGTACTGCAAGGGGAATGACTTAGATTTCTACTTGAAGCAGCACAAGCTAATGTCAGAGAAAGAGGCACGGTCCATAGTCATGCAGATAGTGAATGCACTAAAATACCTTAATGAAATCAAACCCCCCATCATCCATTATGACCTTAAACCAG GTAATATCTTGCTGGTGGATGGCACAGCGTGTGGGGAAATCAAAATCACTGACTTCGGTCTTTCTAAAATAATGGATGATGACAACTATGGTGTAGATGGGATGGACCTGACATCACAGGGTGCAGGGACCTATTG GTACTTGCCTCCTGAATGTTTTGTGGTTGGTAAAGAACCTCCAAAAATTTCCAATAaggtggatgtgtggtcagTGGGTGTCATCTTTTTCCAGTGTCTGTATGGAAGGAAG ccttttggCCACAACCAGTCACAGCAGGACATTCTGCAAGAGAATACCATACTGAAAGCTACCGAGGTCCAGTTCCCTGTTAAGCCTGTTGCCAGTAATGAAGCAAAG GCTTTCATAAGACGGTGTCTGGCATACAGGAAAGAGGACAGGATTGACGTTCACCAGCTGGGAAGTGACCCATACTTGCTCCCTCACATTAGAAGATCAAGCTCCTCTGGAAATCTGCAGATGAGTGCTGCCAGCTCTGGACCAGCCTCCTCCAGTATCATCTCATATTGA
- the gorasp2 gene encoding Golgi reassembly-stacking protein 2: protein MGDSQSVQIPGGGTEGYHVLRVQENSPGHRAGLEPFFDFILSVCDTRLNKDNDTLKELLKMNVQRPIKMLLYSSKSLAVRETTVTPSNIWGGQGLLGVSIRFCSFEGVNENVWHVLEVEPNSPAALAGLKAYVDYIIGADTAMNESEDLFSLVETHEGKELKLYVYNTDTDNCREVVITPNPDWGGEGSLGCGIGFGYLHRIPTLPFTKGKKISFPAQTDDEAGSTPKDGFTEVPLSAVIPTIPVVVSTSPSTGLEQSLTSLSVSSGPTAVLSSCPTGAPFVPLLNQVTPSQSVPLALNPAPAVTGLMPLPGSLPAFTNTALSDVGHVLPHGVGLHHAGPSPLLPLTLPGAVSNATLPPSDFVCSAITIPTDLAVGHNATSRSSTIQMNSSLTQTPNPSSMSNSGSINITMCMDKAQSAT, encoded by the exons ATGGGAGACTCCCAGAGTGTCCAGATACCAGGTGGAGGGACTGAAGGCTACCACGTCCTCAGG GTCCAAGAGAATTCGCCAGGCCACCGTGCAGGACTGGAGCCATTCTTTGATTTTATCCTCTCAGTTTGTGACACTAGACTG aacaaggacAATGATACTCTCAAAGAGCTGCTGAAAATGAATGTGCAGAGGCCCATCAAGATGCTGCTGTACAGTAGCAAATCCCTCGCTGTGAGGGAGACCACTGTGACGCCCAGCAACATTTGGGGTGGCCAGGGGCTTCTGGGTGTCAGTATTCGCTTCTGCAGCTTCGAGGGAGTTAATGAAAATGTTTGGCATGTCCTG GAAGTGGAGCCAAACTCTCCAGCAGCCCTGGCTGGTTTGAAGGCTTACGTTGACTACATTATAGGGGCGGACACCGCCATGAATGAG AGCGAAGATCTTTTTTCCCTCGTTGAAACACATGAAGGGAAGGAGCTGAAGCTTTATGTTTACAACACGGACACAGACAACTGCCGGGAGGTGGTCATCACTCCAAACCCTGACTGGGGTGGAGAAGGCAG TCTAGGATGTGGGATTGGCTTTGGCTACCTGCATAGGATACCTACACTGCCATTTACAAAAGGTAAGAAGATCAGTTTCCCTGCACAGACTGATGATGAAGCAGGCTCTACACCTAAAGATGGCTTCACAGAG GTCCCTCTCTCTGCTGTCATTCCAACCATTCCAGTTGTTGTGTCAACTTCTCCTTCAACTGGGTTAGAGCAGTCTCTCACCAGCTTATCGGTCAGCTCTGGCCCAACTGCTGTTTTGAGCAGTTGCCCGACAG GAGCTCCCTTTGTCCCACTTCTCAACCAAGTAACCCCCTCACAGAGTGTTCCACTGGCTCTCAACCCTGCTCCAGCAGTGACAG GCTTAATGCCCCTTCCTGGAAGTCTTCCAGCCTTTACTAATACTGCCTTGTCAGATGTGGGTCATGTACTGCCACATGGAGTTGGGTTACATCATGCAG GTCCTTCACCTCTTCTACCCCTCACCCTGCCTGGTGCAGTCTCCAATGCAACTCTGCCTCcgtctgactttgtgtgttcaGCCATCACGATTCCTACAGACTTGGCCGTTGGACACAATGCCACATCTCGCTCTTCCACTATCCAGATGAACAGTTCACTGACACAAACCCCCAATCCATCATCAATGTCCAACTCTGGATCAATAAATATCACAATGTGTATGGACAAAGCACAAAGCGCCACCTAA